Genomic DNA from Streptomyces sp. AM 2-1-1:
GACGACGCCGAGTCCCTGATCGAGGCGGCCCGCACCGCCGCCGAGGCAGCGGGTGTCGCCGCCGCCGTCACCGTGCTGGACGCGGGCGGCCACCTGCTCGCCTTCCGCCGGGACGACCGCGCCGTTCTCATCGCGGGGGAGACCAGTACCCGCAAGGCCTACACCGCCCTGCAGCTGAACTCCCCCACGGCCGACCTCGTGGACGCCGTCCAGCCCGGCGGACTCTTCCACTCGCTGCCGACCGC
This window encodes:
- a CDS encoding heme-binding protein, producing the protein MSTPTRTAVAPLTVDDAESLIEAARTAAEAAGVAAAVTVLDAGGHLLAFRRDDRAVLIAGETSTRKAYTALQLNSPTADLVDAVQPGGLFHSLPTALDRPLLFIAGGVPVHRDGRLIGAVGVGGGAPAQDHRFATGAVASLV